In the genome of Leptospiraceae bacterium, one region contains:
- a CDS encoding nucleotidyltransferase domain-containing protein, whose amino-acid sequence MTENQIKNHIRKSFKNLTNTELLGILYFGSRVRQEVSEDSDYDIGIIYRGKTPHFEVPENWDLFLWSEKKWLKGFALQVEIARYAKILYDPKRIIRKQFKMIHEKILPHWLTYIKKF is encoded by the coding sequence ATGACAGAAAATCAAATCAAAAATCACATACGTAAATCCTTTAAAAATTTAACCAACACAGAACTCTTAGGGATTCTTTATTTTGGTTCACGAGTAAGACAAGAGGTTTCCGAAGACTCCGACTACGACATTGGCATCATTTATCGTGGCAAAACTCCTCATTTTGAGGTTCCAGAAAATTGGGATTTATTTTTATGGTCGGAAAAAAAATGGTTAAAGGGTTTTGCTCTACAAGTTGAGATTGCAAGGTATGCCAAAATTCTCTACGATCCAAAACGTATTATAAGAAAACAGTTCAAAATGATTCACGAAAAAATCTTGCCCCACTGGTTAACGTATATTAAAAAGTTTTGA
- a CDS encoding ribonuclease H-like domain-containing protein: MDISSLFQFYQTPEKQPQNPYEELIRDLELQVLDSHFFLKEKAFPMENPERLKELFPFSGLLDIKGRLLDIYPEQILFLDFETLGLKSTSMNFPIVTGLGFYKEGNFHLRQYLLFNMSSEEELLEILLDYFSRFPFLATYNGKKFDMPFLESRFRFYQKEFSKDLHHFDVYHLWKRLLPKNFPDGFSQKNLERKILNYHRKDDIESKRIPEIFYDFLKYQHHEEFPKVLQHNEWDVVNLFFLFVEALDLMKNKDQNLNLPIAKLLFRNQLYEEVISFLKNYQPHDSEEEKLYHRLLFNSFYKIRNYEQAAESLKNLITIDPKPKEIMIMIRILEKKLFRNQEAAKYIELLLQYQQANPNEKFIINREKLEKRKEKNKTYLL, encoded by the coding sequence ATGGATATCTCTTCGCTTTTTCAGTTTTATCAAACTCCAGAAAAGCAACCTCAAAATCCCTACGAAGAGCTCATTAGAGATTTGGAACTACAAGTTTTGGATAGTCACTTTTTTCTAAAAGAAAAAGCATTCCCGATGGAAAATCCTGAAAGGCTAAAAGAATTATTCCCCTTCAGTGGGCTTTTGGACATCAAGGGCAGATTGTTAGATATTTATCCTGAACAAATTCTATTTTTGGATTTTGAAACCTTGGGATTGAAAAGTACTTCCATGAACTTCCCAATTGTGACGGGATTAGGCTTTTATAAAGAAGGAAATTTTCATTTACGACAGTACCTTCTTTTCAACATGAGTTCAGAAGAAGAACTTTTGGAAATTCTTTTGGATTATTTTTCTCGTTTTCCGTTTTTGGCTACTTATAATGGCAAGAAGTTTGATATGCCTTTTTTGGAATCACGCTTTAGGTTTTATCAAAAAGAGTTTTCTAAAGACTTACATCACTTTGATGTTTATCATCTATGGAAAAGACTTCTTCCCAAGAACTTTCCAGATGGATTCAGTCAAAAGAACTTAGAAAGAAAGATACTGAATTATCATCGTAAAGATGACATAGAAAGCAAAAGAATCCCTGAGATTTTTTATGATTTTCTGAAATACCAACATCATGAGGAATTCCCGAAAGTCCTACAACACAACGAATGGGATGTTGTGAATTTGTTTTTTCTCTTTGTTGAAGCCTTAGACCTCATGAAGAACAAAGATCAGAATCTCAATCTACCAATTGCAAAACTCTTATTTAGAAATCAACTTTATGAGGAAGTAATTTCTTTTTTAAAAAACTATCAACCTCATGACTCCGAAGAAGAAAAACTATATCATCGTTTGTTATTTAATTCTTTTTACAAAATCAGAAATTACGAACAAGCCGCTGAATCTCTAAAAAACCTCATCACAATTGATCCCAAACCAAAAGAGATAATGATTATGATCAGAATCTTAGAAAAGAAACTTTTTCGAAACCAAGAAGCGGCAAAATATATAGAGCTCTTACTTCAATATCAACAAGCCAATCCCAACGAAAAATTCATTATCAATAGAGAAAAATTAGAAAAAAGAAAAGAAAAAAATAAGACTTATTTATTGTAG
- a CDS encoding DEAD/DEAH box helicase: MKLQQILTYFKNDPYFSKRIKHIIEVPPKEPVFVDFPEDLDESIQNALRKRNIHKLYYHQFLSYQYAKENKNVLITTSTASGKTLGYFLPILQHKLRNPASRVIFMYPTKALSRDQEQWMKSLCGDLEFRIGIYTYDGDTEDNLRKRIRYSGDFIITNPDMVHVSMLPNHNNLWQNVFENLDFIVIDEAHTYRGIFGSHFANLLRRLFRIASFYGREPKIFAASATIGNPKEFIEKLTEKEFEVVSEDSSEKGRKYFIFYDVPRYVIDETSRNLFQFDEEKKEIYFYASPLKEAVKLAEIFVKYEIPTIIFGKTRKHVELLTNYLKKQCPEQEEKIQAYRSGYLPEERRQIESDLRSKKIVCVISTNALELGIDIGSLEVSISVGYPGSIHSFHQQAGRAGRKSEVSLSILIASESSIDQYIIKHPDFIMKKNPESARINPNNLWIVSEHIKCTVAEKPFVVNESFGKYQYAKEILKQLEKNQLVIQKNERFYWGTSFHPAHAFSLRSGPKKNFTIIDTTTPEKKVIGEMDYYSAPLLLHPEAIYIHQTKTYFVEELDWEKQIANVKQIDTDYYTEAEEKVLIKPLQSELAKNHQMISVYKGEISISSTPILYKKIKFYTNENVGHGVIHLPEITMHTQSVWLVFARNFFEHEPLSVLLQSLSHALALTSTIIAMFEKNDLRFACEVMDTYYNQPCIYFFDNFPGGLEISYVVLSNFSLILEETIRNIQTCDCEKGCPACIGLAHQNYDDHNINFKTLTIHYLDKILTLLKDF; the protein is encoded by the coding sequence ATGAAACTGCAGCAAATTCTCACGTATTTTAAAAATGATCCCTATTTTTCAAAACGCATTAAGCATATTATTGAAGTTCCACCAAAAGAGCCTGTTTTTGTTGATTTTCCCGAGGACCTAGATGAAAGTATACAGAATGCTCTAAGAAAGAGAAATATTCATAAACTTTATTACCATCAGTTTCTTTCGTATCAGTATGCCAAAGAGAATAAAAATGTTTTGATTACAACATCGACAGCATCTGGAAAAACGTTGGGATATTTTCTTCCCATCTTACAGCATAAGCTCAGGAATCCCGCTTCTCGTGTGATTTTTATGTATCCCACCAAAGCTCTCTCAAGAGATCAAGAACAATGGATGAAGTCGTTATGTGGTGATTTGGAGTTCAGGATTGGAATATATACTTACGACGGAGATACAGAAGATAACCTTAGGAAGAGGATTCGATATTCAGGAGATTTTATCATCACAAATCCCGACATGGTTCACGTGAGTATGTTGCCAAATCACAATAACCTTTGGCAGAATGTATTTGAAAACTTGGATTTTATTGTGATTGATGAAGCACATACTTATCGGGGGATTTTTGGAAGTCATTTTGCAAATCTTCTTCGAAGGTTGTTTCGGATTGCAAGTTTTTATGGAAGAGAACCAAAAATCTTTGCTGCCTCGGCAACAATAGGGAATCCAAAAGAATTCATCGAAAAACTCACAGAAAAAGAATTCGAAGTTGTTTCGGAAGACTCCTCCGAGAAAGGAAGAAAATACTTTATATTTTATGATGTTCCAAGATATGTAATAGATGAGACATCAAGGAATTTGTTCCAATTTGATGAGGAAAAAAAAGAAATTTACTTTTATGCTTCTCCTCTGAAAGAAGCTGTTAAACTCGCAGAAATTTTTGTCAAATACGAAATTCCCACCATCATCTTTGGAAAGACAAGAAAACACGTAGAACTACTGACCAATTACTTAAAGAAGCAATGCCCTGAACAAGAAGAAAAAATCCAAGCTTATCGAAGTGGGTATTTACCAGAAGAAAGAAGACAGATTGAAAGTGATCTACGTTCCAAAAAGATTGTTTGTGTCATTAGCACCAACGCTTTGGAGTTAGGCATTGATATTGGTTCATTGGAAGTTTCGATTTCTGTGGGATACCCGGGTTCTATCCATTCATTTCATCAACAAGCGGGTAGAGCTGGAAGAAAATCCGAGGTTTCTCTTTCGATTTTGATAGCATCAGAAAGTAGCATTGATCAATACATCATCAAGCATCCTGATTTTATCATGAAGAAAAATCCAGAAAGTGCACGTATCAACCCCAACAATTTATGGATAGTTTCTGAGCATATAAAATGCACTGTGGCAGAAAAGCCTTTTGTTGTGAATGAAAGTTTTGGGAAGTATCAATATGCAAAAGAAATTCTAAAACAATTAGAAAAAAATCAGCTTGTCATTCAAAAAAACGAAAGATTCTATTGGGGTACATCATTTCATCCAGCACATGCCTTTAGTTTACGAAGCGGACCCAAAAAGAACTTTACTATTATTGATACTACAACTCCAGAAAAAAAAGTCATTGGGGAAATGGATTATTACTCAGCTCCTTTGCTTTTGCATCCAGAAGCAATTTACATCCACCAGACAAAAACCTATTTTGTAGAAGAACTTGATTGGGAAAAACAGATTGCCAATGTCAAACAAATTGATACTGATTATTACACCGAAGCAGAAGAAAAGGTTCTTATCAAGCCCCTCCAAAGCGAATTAGCCAAGAACCATCAAATGATTTCAGTTTACAAAGGAGAAATCAGTATCTCATCAACTCCAATCTTGTATAAAAAGATCAAGTTCTACACAAACGAGAATGTGGGTCATGGCGTAATCCACTTACCAGAAATTACAATGCACACCCAAAGTGTTTGGTTAGTATTTGCGAGAAACTTCTTCGAGCATGAACCTTTGAGTGTTTTACTTCAATCTCTGAGTCATGCTTTGGCTTTGACTTCCACCATCATTGCCATGTTTGAGAAAAACGATCTTCGTTTTGCTTGCGAAGTCATGGATACTTACTACAATCAGCCATGTATTTATTTTTTTGACAACTTTCCGGGGGGCTTGGAAATCAGCTACGTTGTTTTGAGTAATTTTTCTTTGATCCTTGAGGAAACCATCAGAAACATTCAAACCTGCGATTGCGAAAAAGGATGTCCTGCTTGTATTGGTTTAGCTCATCAAAATTACGATGATCATAACATCAACTTCAAAACTTTAACCATTCATTACTTAGACAAAATCCTAACGCTCCTTAAAGACTTTTAG
- a CDS encoding NYN domain-containing protein, giving the protein MILVIDGFNLIYKFTDLEEYIHNRELEKAITGLIEYLSYFANQLKKKPVIYVFFDGKKQKGDDTYQENVKGIHCFYGHDISADSLIMEFLKAKKANNVSGIKVISSDKKIQQFAKSHRYDYQSSEEFYIWLKETTSKKTLTNEKPDKITKKEVDYWLKVFKER; this is encoded by the coding sequence ATGATTTTAGTCATAGATGGATTCAACTTAATTTATAAATTCACTGACTTAGAAGAATACATCCACAATCGAGAGCTAGAAAAAGCAATCACAGGATTAATCGAATACCTATCCTATTTTGCTAACCAACTGAAGAAAAAACCAGTAATCTACGTATTTTTTGACGGGAAAAAACAAAAAGGTGATGATACATACCAAGAAAACGTCAAAGGGATACATTGTTTTTATGGTCATGATATTTCCGCTGATAGTTTAATTATGGAATTCCTCAAAGCTAAAAAAGCAAATAACGTCTCGGGAATTAAAGTAATCAGTTCTGACAAAAAGATTCAACAATTTGCCAAAAGCCATCGATATGACTATCAGAGCTCAGAAGAATTTTACATTTGGCTAAAAGAAACAACGAGCAAAAAAACCCTAACCAACGAAAAGCCTGATAAGATCACAAAAAAAGAAGTTGATTATTGGCTAAAAGTCTTTAAGGAGCGTTAG
- a CDS encoding pyridoxamine 5'-phosphate oxidase family protein: MDDEIESFLASHFILTLSTFDGSTPYSTPLFYVLFHEGLFFLSDVTTKHAQDVIKNSIVSASVHTYTREVKNIQGIQLVGVCKLIKNTREIQQNDIFQFEEKSWIVSEIYKFYLEKFPEAHHIPSYLWGIFPFWIKFTNNQNYFGYKKIWRQKNDFSHRWIQLNL; this comes from the coding sequence ATGGACGATGAAATTGAATCGTTTCTTGCGTCTCATTTTATTCTAACTTTATCCACTTTTGATGGTAGCACTCCCTACTCAACTCCACTTTTTTATGTTTTGTTTCACGAAGGACTTTTTTTTCTATCAGATGTTACTACAAAGCACGCACAAGATGTCATCAAAAATTCCATTGTCTCAGCTTCAGTTCACACATACACGAGAGAAGTAAAAAACATTCAAGGGATTCAACTCGTTGGAGTTTGCAAGCTCATCAAAAACACCCGAGAAATCCAACAAAATGATATCTTTCAGTTTGAAGAAAAATCATGGATAGTAAGTGAAATTTACAAATTTTATTTAGAAAAATTCCCAGAGGCTCATCATATCCCTTCGTATCTATGGGGAATTTTTCCTTTTTGGATAAAGTTCACAAACAATCAAAACTACTTCGGATACAAAAAAATATGGAGGCAGAAAAATGATTTTAGTCATAGATGGATTCAACTTAATTTATAA
- the hemJ gene encoding protoporphyrinogen oxidase HemJ, giving the protein MIYLWIKAFHIIFMVAWFAGMFYIWRLFVYHMENPHQEVKNQLAIMERRLYKIIMMPAMILTVTFGIIMLIMNWNYFLNVGWIWVKILVVFVLLYWHFLVPYYMKQFEKGVAYPSKKFRIMNEVPTLILIITVLLAILKPF; this is encoded by the coding sequence ATGATTTATTTATGGATAAAAGCATTTCATATCATTTTCATGGTGGCGTGGTTTGCTGGGATGTTCTATATTTGGCGCTTGTTTGTTTATCATATGGAAAATCCTCATCAAGAAGTAAAAAACCAATTAGCTATCATGGAAAGACGACTCTATAAGATCATCATGATGCCAGCTATGATACTTACAGTAACATTCGGGATTATCATGCTCATTATGAACTGGAATTATTTTCTTAATGTTGGGTGGATTTGGGTGAAGATTTTAGTTGTATTTGTCTTGCTTTACTGGCATTTCTTGGTGCCATATTACATGAAACAATTCGAGAAAGGAGTAGCTTATCCATCAAAGAAATTTCGAATCATGAATGAGGTTCCAACGTTGATTTTGATTATCACTGTGCTTTTGGCAATTTTAAAGCCGTTTTGA
- a CDS encoding aspartate aminotransferase family protein, which translates to MKFIIMHEEDFEFLTHTSQRTTSEDISDHEYQETFRLPLSFEEIKAKTEKYILNTYQRFPVAFYYGQGAYVYDSNNKQYIDFLSGISVTNLGHAESSILQAIEEQSNRIIHSSNLFYSEEQALLAEVLVENSFPGKVFFCNSGTEANEAAIKFARLYGQKQKNGAEILVSLERSFHGRTFGALSITGNEKVRKGLGSLLPNVKIIPPNIEILERVFEEHQDDICGIFLEPIQGEAGIYPLSKNFLQRARELTKETKSLLIFDEIQCGIGRTGHLFAFQYYDIEPDVITLAKGLGNGFPIGAMIVKEEFADVFVPGIHGSTFGGNHLACRVAFETIKIFLTTDILDNVRGLSEYFFKRLYILKSQFDFIKEIRGVGLMFGIELNRPCRDVVMKCLENGLIVNCTAENVIRILPPLNIDLELANEGLNLLQKSLESFR; encoded by the coding sequence ATGAAATTCATAATTATGCATGAAGAAGATTTTGAATTTCTCACACATACTTCTCAAAGAACAACTTCAGAGGATATTTCTGATCATGAATATCAAGAAACTTTTCGACTTCCTCTCTCCTTCGAAGAAATCAAAGCCAAAACAGAAAAATACATTTTAAACACATATCAGCGATTTCCAGTAGCGTTCTACTATGGGCAAGGTGCTTACGTATACGACTCAAACAACAAGCAATATATCGACTTTCTTAGTGGAATTTCAGTAACAAATTTGGGACATGCAGAATCAAGCATCCTTCAAGCCATTGAAGAACAAAGCAACCGTATTATCCATTCATCAAACTTATTTTATTCAGAAGAACAAGCCCTCCTTGCCGAAGTTTTAGTGGAAAATAGCTTTCCCGGAAAGGTCTTTTTTTGTAATTCAGGAACTGAAGCAAATGAAGCAGCCATCAAGTTTGCAAGGCTTTACGGACAAAAACAAAAAAATGGAGCTGAAATTCTTGTTTCTTTAGAAAGAAGTTTTCATGGTAGAACCTTTGGAGCTCTATCCATCACAGGAAATGAAAAAGTAAGAAAAGGATTGGGAAGTTTACTTCCTAATGTCAAAATCATTCCACCAAATATAGAAATACTTGAAAGAGTCTTCGAAGAACATCAAGATGATATTTGTGGAATTTTTCTTGAACCCATCCAAGGGGAAGCTGGTATCTACCCATTATCAAAGAATTTTTTGCAAAGAGCAAGAGAACTAACAAAAGAAACAAAATCTTTACTAATTTTTGATGAAATCCAATGTGGGATAGGAAGAACAGGGCATTTATTCGCATTTCAATATTATGATATTGAGCCAGACGTCATTACCCTTGCGAAAGGATTAGGAAATGGCTTTCCAATTGGTGCAATGATCGTAAAAGAAGAATTTGCAGATGTATTTGTGCCGGGTATTCATGGTTCTACATTTGGTGGAAATCATTTAGCTTGTCGAGTAGCCTTCGAAACGATAAAAATATTTCTCACAACGGATATTTTAGACAATGTGAGGGGACTTTCTGAATACTTCTTTAAAAGGCTTTATATCTTAAAAAGCCAGTTTGACTTTATCAAAGAAATTCGGGGTGTGGGATTGATGTTTGGTATTGAATTGAATCGCCCATGTCGTGACGTAGTAATGAAGTGTCTTGAGAATGGACTTATCGTGAATTGCACCGCCGAGAACGTCATTCGCATTCTTCCTCCTCTGAATATTGATCTTGAGTTAGCCAATGAAGGTTTGAATCTCTTGCAGAAGTCTTTAGAATCTTTTCGTTAA
- a CDS encoding DeoR family transcriptional regulator — protein MNKEKENRKASILEILKEKKVTTAKDLSKMLNVSEMTIYRDIRELSNEGFIDKKHGSIKIQEKENKQKIEDQNQNKQCPICFKNINPQTSYKILLDTSEIVEACCEHCGLILHQKYEQKNVAAICYDFIKRQPINSYEANFVVDSLAVPCCSPSVIAFNNKEDAERFTKGFGGKVLNFVDAYNELKNRSSKNLHSCCHPVRH, from the coding sequence ATGAACAAAGAAAAAGAAAATCGAAAGGCTTCTATTTTAGAAATCTTGAAGGAGAAAAAGGTCACAACAGCCAAAGACTTAAGCAAGATGTTGAATGTATCCGAAATGACCATCTATCGAGATATAAGGGAGCTTTCAAATGAAGGTTTCATTGATAAAAAACACGGAAGCATTAAGATACAAGAAAAAGAGAACAAACAAAAAATCGAAGATCAAAATCAAAATAAGCAATGTCCTATATGTTTCAAGAATATCAATCCTCAAACTTCATACAAAATATTACTTGATACTTCTGAAATCGTTGAGGCTTGTTGTGAGCATTGCGGGTTAATCTTGCATCAAAAATATGAACAAAAAAATGTCGCAGCAATTTGCTATGATTTCATTAAGCGACAACCCATCAATTCTTACGAGGCGAATTTTGTTGTGGATTCTCTTGCTGTGCCTTGTTGCAGTCCCAGTGTGATTGCTTTTAACAATAAAGAAGATGCAGAAAGATTTACGAAAGGTTTTGGAGGAAAAGTTTTAAATTTTGTCGATGCATATAATGAATTAAAAAATAGGTCATCGAAAAATCTACATTCTTGTTGTCATCCAGTCCGACATTAA
- a CDS encoding NUDIX hydrolase yields the protein MMEIKTPFSSVDIIIEIGDSIVLIERKYPPVGIALPGGFVDLWESLEEAAIREAKEETSLDVELYDFLYTYSDPKRDHRFHTISSVFIARAEGEPKGADDAKKAFLVPIHELLNIEFVFDHKRIISDYIRYKKTGVKPNPKEFMQTK from the coding sequence ATGATGGAAATCAAAACGCCTTTCTCGAGTGTGGACATTATTATTGAAATTGGTGATTCGATTGTCTTGATTGAAAGAAAATATCCTCCTGTTGGTATTGCTCTTCCTGGTGGTTTTGTGGATTTGTGGGAAAGTCTCGAAGAAGCCGCCATACGAGAAGCCAAAGAAGAAACTTCGTTGGATGTTGAGTTGTATGATTTTTTATATACTTATTCCGATCCCAAACGTGATCATAGATTTCACACGATCAGTTCTGTTTTTATAGCCAGAGCTGAAGGAGAACCCAAGGGAGCCGATGATGCAAAGAAAGCTTTCTTAGTTCCTATCCATGAACTTTTGAACATAGAGTTCGTTTTCGATCACAAAAGAATCATATCAGATTATATTCGATACAAGAAAACAGGAGTAAAACCTAATCCCAAAGAATTTATGCAAACCAAATAA
- a CDS encoding C-GCAxxG-C-C family protein, which translates to MEKTKLTPKDMIEEIVNSSEDDIKDFVQKASDNFVYGSDNCSEAIASSIAEFDQVPSLQYKAFVSGFGKGIAGKGETCGALLSGISFISKYAAEKGYNKKEIREFAQKFYDNFEQTFKGTLCKHLSGHDCDVPFDKDFDLHTCGVYIAFSTKYALEFAKKLKENQKN; encoded by the coding sequence ATGGAAAAAACAAAATTAACTCCCAAAGATATGATTGAAGAGATTGTTAATTCCTCTGAAGATGACATAAAAGATTTTGTTCAAAAAGCCTCTGATAATTTCGTTTATGGTTCAGATAATTGTTCCGAAGCCATTGCCTCATCGATTGCAGAATTCGATCAAGTTCCTTCATTACAATACAAAGCCTTTGTAAGTGGTTTTGGGAAAGGGATTGCTGGAAAAGGAGAAACCTGTGGAGCTCTTTTAAGTGGTATTAGCTTCATAAGTAAATACGCAGCCGAAAAAGGATACAACAAAAAAGAAATTCGAGAATTCGCCCAAAAATTCTACGACAACTTCGAGCAAACTTTCAAGGGAACTCTCTGCAAGCACTTAAGTGGACATGATTGTGATGTTCCATTCGATAAGGACTTCGACTTGCATACTTGTGGTGTATATATTGCCTTTTCAACTAAATATGCCTTAGAATTCGCAAAAAAACTAAAAGAAAATCAAAAAAATTAA